One Luteibacter sp. 9135 DNA segment encodes these proteins:
- a CDS encoding MerC domain-containing protein: protein MTCLVPRQPSRAFDRFASFWAIGCAIHCLALPLILFAVPSLYLALYSFHAPHRALAMALLRLISLEPWFVGTGALISALAMARGAWHHRRVGPAVLAAVGILALFGSWYFAGLGAGWMHPVGVACGASALVVAHAWNLRHLRPFAARKRQALKN, encoded by the coding sequence ATGACCTGCCTTGTACCGCGCCAGCCCTCCCGCGCATTCGATCGCTTCGCATCCTTCTGGGCCATCGGCTGCGCCATCCACTGCCTGGCCCTGCCCCTGATCCTGTTCGCGGTGCCATCGCTCTATCTGGCGCTGTATTCATTCCATGCGCCGCACCGGGCACTGGCCATGGCGCTGCTGAGGCTGATCAGCCTCGAGCCGTGGTTCGTGGGCACGGGTGCGCTCATTAGCGCGCTCGCGATGGCGCGTGGCGCCTGGCACCATCGACGCGTCGGCCCGGCCGTACTGGCGGCCGTCGGCATCCTGGCCTTGTTCGGCTCGTGGTACTTCGCGGGCCTAGGTGCCGGTTGGATGCATCCCGTGGGCGTGGCCTGCGGCGCAAGCGCCCTCGTGGTGGCACACGCCTGGAACCTCAGGCATTTGCGGCCGTTCGCTGCGCGGAAACGGCAAGCGTTGAAAAACTGA
- a CDS encoding helix-turn-helix transcriptional regulator → MARSHRLFDLMQVLRRHRMAVAGEVLANEMGVSLRTIRRDIATLQDMGADIMGEPGIGYVMKPGFLLPPLSFTDEEIQALVIGGQWVSRQSDDALTAAMRNALAKITAVLPAQARPRVDDDAFYVGVREKPTAAIELGALRRALRDQCKLRIVLSVDNAPKTPQVVWPIMLAFIDGKRYIAAWCELDSVYRVISLHDMAEASVLTERYPRNRRQLVREWRSLRLLPCNANGEAC, encoded by the coding sequence ATGGCCAGAAGCCATCGCCTGTTCGACCTGATGCAGGTACTTCGTCGCCACCGCATGGCGGTGGCCGGCGAAGTGCTGGCGAATGAAATGGGCGTCTCGTTGCGAACGATCCGCCGGGATATCGCCACGCTCCAGGACATGGGCGCCGATATCATGGGCGAGCCCGGCATTGGCTACGTCATGAAGCCGGGCTTCCTGCTCCCGCCCTTGTCGTTCACGGACGAGGAAATCCAGGCGCTGGTGATCGGCGGACAATGGGTCAGCCGTCAGTCGGACGACGCGCTCACCGCCGCCATGCGAAATGCCCTGGCCAAGATCACCGCCGTACTACCCGCCCAGGCGCGGCCCCGTGTCGACGACGACGCCTTCTATGTCGGTGTGCGCGAGAAGCCGACCGCCGCCATCGAACTGGGCGCCCTGCGCCGCGCGTTGCGCGACCAGTGCAAGCTACGCATCGTACTGTCCGTGGACAATGCACCGAAGACACCACAAGTGGTCTGGCCGATCATGCTGGCCTTCATCGACGGCAAGCGCTATATCGCCGCCTGGTGTGAACTCGACAGCGTATACCGCGTGATCTCACTGCATGACATGGCCGAAGCCAGCGTGCTCACCGAGCGTTATCCGCGCAACCGCCGACAACTCGTGCGCGAGTGGCGTTCTCTGCGCCTGCTTCCATGCAACGCCAACGGCGAGGCGTGCTGA
- a CDS encoding CocE/NonD family hydrolase has translation MKALPTLRYSLLAVALSIALAAPAIAGDTPPAKGTYAALPSETPASFKPVHDAFDYDSRDVMIPMRDGVKLHTVILVPRGATHAGILFTRTPYDATEMTSAVESGHLGVAVSHDDDASDVLVQDGYIRVVQDIRGKYGSEGDYVMNRPLRGPLNPTPVDDSTDAYDTIDWLVKHVPESNGRVAILGISYDGFEPLMALVHPHPALKAAVPMNPMVDGWMGDDWFHHGAFRQQNLEYIYEQTASRKNAHKWWSNYADDYQFFLEGVSAGAIAKQYGMEQLGFWNKLAAHPAYDTFWSGQAVDKALAREPVAVPTMLVASLWDQEDIYGAFAVYKAMKPHDDAHKLFLVAGPWFHGQEVGDGSSLGAVRFGSDTGLYFRQKILRPFLAQYLKDGPASTAPVNAYVTGDNRWETGPSWPMDGKGAATPTRLRPGVNGSLVLGGSAGEPAGTAQYVSDPAHPVPYRPRPVGTMSGTGWQHWLTSDQRNASSRPDVLTFTTPVLTAPVRISGEPKVHLVASTTGTDSDWVVKLIDVYPDQVAAQPEMGGYQLGIAMDIFRGRYREGFTVGKAITPNVPLAYDFSLPNANHAFLPGHRIMVQVQSSWFPLYDRNPQTFVPNILFAQPADYRTATQTVSLGGADGTYIELPVVGH, from the coding sequence TTGAAAGCTCTCCCGACGCTCCGCTACTCCCTGCTGGCCGTGGCCTTGTCGATCGCGCTTGCCGCTCCCGCCATCGCCGGCGATACACCGCCGGCCAAGGGCACGTACGCGGCGCTGCCGAGCGAAACACCGGCCTCGTTCAAGCCGGTGCATGACGCCTTCGATTACGACTCGCGCGACGTGATGATACCCATGCGCGACGGCGTGAAGCTGCACACCGTGATCCTGGTGCCGCGGGGCGCCACGCATGCGGGCATCCTGTTCACGCGCACGCCCTACGACGCGACCGAGATGACCAGTGCGGTGGAGAGCGGACACCTGGGCGTGGCGGTCAGCCACGATGACGACGCCAGCGATGTGCTGGTGCAGGACGGCTATATCCGCGTCGTGCAGGATATCCGCGGCAAGTACGGCTCCGAAGGCGATTACGTGATGAACCGCCCCCTGCGCGGTCCGCTCAATCCCACGCCGGTGGACGACTCCACCGATGCCTACGACACCATCGACTGGCTGGTGAAGCATGTGCCGGAAAGCAACGGGCGCGTCGCCATCCTGGGTATCTCCTACGACGGGTTCGAGCCGTTGATGGCCCTCGTGCATCCGCATCCCGCGCTCAAGGCCGCGGTGCCGATGAACCCGATGGTGGACGGCTGGATGGGCGACGACTGGTTCCACCACGGCGCCTTCCGCCAGCAGAATCTCGAATACATCTACGAGCAGACCGCATCGCGCAAGAACGCACACAAGTGGTGGTCCAACTACGCCGACGATTACCAGTTCTTCCTGGAGGGCGTCTCCGCCGGCGCGATCGCGAAGCAATACGGCATGGAGCAGCTCGGTTTCTGGAACAAGCTGGCCGCCCATCCTGCGTACGATACGTTCTGGTCCGGGCAGGCGGTAGACAAGGCGCTGGCCCGCGAGCCCGTGGCCGTGCCGACCATGCTGGTCGCCAGCCTGTGGGACCAGGAAGACATCTACGGCGCGTTCGCCGTGTACAAGGCGATGAAGCCGCACGACGACGCGCACAAGCTGTTCCTCGTCGCCGGGCCGTGGTTCCACGGGCAGGAAGTGGGTGACGGCTCGAGCCTGGGTGCCGTGCGCTTCGGCTCCGACACGGGTCTGTATTTCCGCCAGAAGATCCTGCGGCCGTTCCTGGCGCAGTACCTGAAGGACGGCCCGGCCAGCACCGCGCCGGTCAACGCCTATGTCACCGGCGACAACCGCTGGGAAACCGGGCCGTCGTGGCCGATGGACGGCAAGGGCGCCGCGACGCCCACCCGCCTGCGTCCCGGCGTGAACGGGTCGCTGGTGCTCGGCGGCAGTGCGGGCGAACCCGCGGGCACGGCGCAGTACGTCTCCGATCCTGCGCATCCGGTGCCGTACCGCCCGCGGCCCGTCGGCACGATGTCCGGCACGGGCTGGCAGCACTGGCTGACCAGCGACCAGCGCAATGCGTCGTCGCGCCCCGATGTGCTGACCTTCACCACACCCGTGCTCACGGCGCCCGTGCGCATCAGCGGCGAGCCTAAGGTGCACCTGGTGGCCAGCACCACCGGCACCGACAGCGACTGGGTGGTGAAGCTGATCGACGTCTATCCGGACCAGGTGGCGGCGCAGCCGGAGATGGGTGGTTACCAGCTGGGCATCGCCATGGACATCTTCCGTGGCCGCTACCGCGAAGGCTTCACCGTCGGCAAGGCGATCACGCCGAACGTGCCGCTGGCCTACGATTTCAGCCTGCCCAATGCCAACCACGCGTTCCTGCCTGGCCACCGCATCATGGTGCAGGTGCAGTCCAGCTGGTTCCCGCTGTACGACCGCAATCCGCAGACCTTCGTGCCCAACATCCTGTTCGCGCAGCCAGCGGATTACCGCACGGCCACGCAGACCGTGTCGCTGGGCGGTGCGGACGGCACGTATATCGAGCTGCCGGTGGTGGGTCACTGA
- a CDS encoding CocE/NonD family hydrolase, with protein sequence MLTTRPALRPLMTGSSVVLAACCLALVAGPVAAQQVLTPEQKATIAKREDIERQLEAVAVVDRKVMVKMRDGKRMAADVYRPKNATGKVPTIFVRTPYNFNFWDVKLGAPSDMSRQLTAVKHGYAYVDMNERGHYFSEGNYEILGAPVSDGVDAVRWMTSQPWSNGKVGTTGCSSTAEWQMAVVAQNEPGLAAFNVQGFGAGVGRVGPFYEQGNWFRGGAVQMLFQAWIYGEQNQVRPMFPTNTSQADLIRASKAFDLDPQMPPVDWDKAFWHLPEKDILKAVDGPKGIFADAMDVPTGGNMIARTPNSPAWYKGGLWHENMKIDRPGLWFMSWFDVSVSPNLAAYNRVRATASKEVADQQYAIIAPSLHCGFTRATEHTMIGDLDVGDARFDYESLVFGWFDKFLKGVDSPVVDKQPKVMYYVMGENKWHDSATWPPANATPRDLFLTSGGKANTLYGDGKLVAAAGGTDQPDRFVYDPMNPVTTLGGGGCCQGTAVKFGSFDQNPQLARNDILVYDSEPFKEATEVSGPITVTLYVSSDAKDTDFTFKVMDVGTDGKAFNLTENIQRMRYREGYDKPPVWMKDGEVYKVTFQPIDTSNLFYPGHKLRVAISSSNFPRFDRNLNTGGNNYDEASGVIAHNAVHHDATHPSKITFTVVPRSTP encoded by the coding sequence ATGCTGACCACGCGCCCTGCCCTTCGTCCCCTTATGACCGGCTCGTCGGTCGTGCTGGCGGCTTGTTGCCTTGCCCTCGTGGCCGGTCCCGTCGCCGCGCAGCAGGTACTGACGCCGGAACAGAAGGCGACGATCGCCAAGCGCGAGGATATCGAGCGACAGCTCGAGGCCGTGGCCGTGGTGGATCGCAAGGTGATGGTGAAGATGCGTGACGGCAAGCGCATGGCGGCAGACGTCTATCGACCGAAGAACGCCACGGGCAAGGTGCCGACGATCTTCGTGCGCACGCCCTACAACTTCAATTTCTGGGACGTGAAGCTCGGTGCGCCCAGCGACATGAGCCGGCAGCTGACGGCGGTGAAGCACGGTTACGCGTACGTCGACATGAACGAGCGCGGCCACTACTTCTCCGAGGGCAACTACGAAATCCTCGGCGCACCCGTGAGCGACGGTGTGGACGCCGTGCGCTGGATGACCTCACAGCCGTGGTCCAACGGCAAGGTGGGCACCACCGGGTGCTCGTCCACGGCGGAATGGCAGATGGCCGTCGTCGCGCAAAACGAGCCCGGCCTGGCCGCCTTCAACGTGCAGGGCTTCGGTGCCGGCGTCGGCCGGGTCGGCCCGTTCTACGAGCAGGGCAACTGGTTCCGCGGCGGCGCGGTGCAGATGCTGTTCCAGGCATGGATCTACGGCGAACAGAACCAGGTGCGGCCGATGTTTCCCACCAACACTTCGCAGGCGGACCTGATCCGCGCGTCCAAGGCGTTCGACCTGGACCCGCAGATGCCGCCGGTGGACTGGGACAAGGCGTTCTGGCACCTGCCCGAGAAAGACATCCTCAAGGCGGTCGACGGGCCCAAGGGCATCTTCGCCGACGCCATGGACGTGCCGACCGGCGGCAACATGATCGCGCGCACGCCCAACAGCCCCGCCTGGTACAAGGGCGGCCTGTGGCACGAGAACATGAAGATCGACCGGCCCGGCCTGTGGTTCATGAGCTGGTTCGACGTGTCCGTGTCGCCCAACCTGGCCGCGTACAACCGCGTGCGTGCCACGGCCTCGAAGGAGGTCGCCGATCAGCAGTACGCGATCATCGCGCCTTCGCTGCACTGCGGGTTCACCCGCGCCACCGAGCATACGATGATCGGCGACCTCGACGTGGGCGATGCGCGCTTCGACTACGAGTCGCTGGTGTTCGGCTGGTTCGACAAGTTCCTCAAGGGCGTGGACAGCCCCGTCGTCGATAAGCAGCCCAAGGTGATGTACTACGTCATGGGCGAGAACAAGTGGCACGACTCGGCCACGTGGCCACCGGCCAACGCGACCCCGCGCGACCTCTTCCTCACCAGCGGCGGCAAGGCCAACACGCTCTACGGCGATGGCAAGCTGGTGGCCGCGGCCGGCGGCACGGACCAGCCGGACCGCTTCGTCTACGACCCGATGAACCCGGTGACCACGCTCGGCGGGGGCGGTTGCTGCCAGGGCACCGCGGTGAAGTTCGGCTCGTTCGACCAGAACCCGCAGCTGGCCCGCAACGACATCCTGGTGTACGACTCCGAGCCGTTCAAGGAGGCCACGGAAGTCAGCGGCCCGATCACGGTCACGCTGTATGTCTCCTCCGACGCGAAGGACACCGACTTCACCTTCAAGGTGATGGACGTGGGCACCGACGGCAAGGCCTTCAACCTCACCGAGAACATCCAGCGCATGCGTTACCGCGAGGGCTACGACAAGCCGCCGGTGTGGATGAAGGACGGCGAGGTGTACAAGGTGACCTTCCAGCCGATCGACACCAGTAACCTGTTCTATCCGGGACACAAACTGCGCGTGGCGATTTCCAGCAGCAACTTCCCGCGTTTCGACCGCAACCTCAACACCGGCGGCAACAACTACGACGAGGCCAGCGGGGTCATCGCGCACAACGCCGTGCACCACGATGCCACGCATCCGTCGAAGATCACCTTCACCGTGGTGCCGCGTAGCACGCCCTAG
- a CDS encoding heme-degrading domain-containing protein: MTEPTLQELAAEEARLQFDTLTLAQAWDIGCALREEALRRSGKVAIEIALRDRTLFHAALPGTDVANGQWVRRKRNTVLALGTSTLAVGMKLAKANQSLEARYGLSAADHAHDGGGFPLRLRGLGVIGAITASGLPSLEDHRLVTEVLARFI, encoded by the coding sequence GTGACCGAACCGACGCTCCAGGAACTGGCCGCCGAAGAAGCGCGGCTGCAGTTCGACACACTGACCCTCGCGCAGGCCTGGGATATCGGTTGCGCGCTGCGCGAAGAGGCGCTGCGACGCTCCGGCAAGGTGGCCATCGAGATCGCCCTGCGCGATCGCACGCTGTTCCACGCCGCCCTGCCCGGCACCGACGTCGCCAACGGGCAATGGGTGCGTCGCAAGCGAAACACCGTGCTCGCCTTGGGCACCAGCACGCTGGCCGTGGGCATGAAGCTGGCAAAGGCCAACCAGTCCCTGGAAGCACGCTACGGCCTGTCCGCCGCCGACCACGCCCACGACGGCGGCGGTTTCCCGCTGCGCCTGCGCGGTCTCGGCGTCATCGGCGCGATCACCGCCTCCGGCCTGCCTTCGCTGGAGGATCACCGTCTGGTCACCGAGGTGCTGGCGAGGTTTATCTGA
- a CDS encoding MASE1 domain-containing protein, with the protein MQDAEPKRISTGALIAIAAAYAACYELTQHVSFSHWNLSSGLQLSALLLVPRRYWPALLLGETLPVIEHAVLFAPRFGMNWAMITGIPVIALCMPVVALVRRKLALHRPDGSLNIGLILATTLVCAVLNASLNDLALRAALAAAPGAWPELDASTYFFAYLLGSYLGALTLTPSFLALKMAVDAPASQKWLQGSLRAPTVALVAAAASLMLAVGLLAGHAQGGMLMALRLGVALPVLALTLRFGWQGGALAGLVASVVLATTSTTLLDPPMINAQIVLAFVLSGALLIGIPIARVKMARLGMARLGQARAFGNPGRGTAVSD; encoded by the coding sequence ATGCAGGATGCGGAACCGAAACGGATCTCGACGGGCGCACTGATCGCCATCGCAGCGGCGTATGCCGCCTGTTACGAGCTGACGCAGCATGTCTCGTTTTCCCACTGGAACCTCTCGTCCGGCCTTCAGCTGTCCGCGTTGCTGCTGGTGCCGCGCCGCTACTGGCCCGCGCTGCTGCTCGGCGAGACGCTGCCGGTCATCGAGCATGCCGTGCTGTTCGCCCCGCGCTTCGGCATGAACTGGGCCATGATCACGGGCATCCCCGTCATCGCGCTATGCATGCCGGTGGTCGCACTGGTGCGCCGGAAGCTGGCCCTGCATCGCCCGGACGGCTCGCTCAACATCGGCCTGATCCTGGCCACCACATTGGTGTGTGCGGTGCTCAATGCCAGCCTGAACGACCTCGCCCTGCGCGCCGCGCTGGCGGCCGCCCCCGGCGCCTGGCCGGAGCTGGACGCAAGCACCTACTTCTTCGCTTACCTCTTGGGCTCGTACCTGGGCGCCCTGACGCTCACGCCGTCGTTCCTGGCACTGAAGATGGCCGTCGATGCGCCGGCATCCCAGAAATGGCTGCAAGGTAGCCTGCGAGCGCCGACGGTCGCCCTGGTCGCCGCGGCGGCGTCGCTGATGCTGGCGGTCGGCCTCCTGGCCGGCCATGCACAGGGCGGCATGTTGATGGCGCTGCGCCTGGGCGTGGCACTGCCCGTGCTGGCCCTCACGCTGCGCTTCGGCTGGCAAGGCGGTGCGCTGGCGGGGCTGGTGGCCAGCGTGGTCCTGGCCACCACCTCGACGACCCTGCTCGACCCGCCGATGATCAATGCGCAGATCGTGCTCGCCTTCGTGCTCTCCGGCGCCTTGCTGATCGGTATCCCCATTGCCCGGGTCAAGATGGCCCGGCTCGGGATGGCCCGGCTCGGACAGGCGAGGGCTTTCGGCAACCCGGGTCGTGGGACGGCGGTCTCGGACTGA
- a CDS encoding ABC transporter ATP-binding protein, producing the protein MLEDFEVARGERLFLCGPSGSGKSTLLGLIAGVLTPNAGEVEVLGTPLSSLGSSARDRFRADHLGYIFQQFNLLPFLDPIENVLLGCAWSRTRTAKAGAVRFEAARLLGALGLDQRALSRRKTGELSVGQQQRVAAARALIGGPELVVADEPTSALDTQARDTFLELLLSECTRHGTGVVFVSHDMALATHFDRALALGNAPSHQMVA; encoded by the coding sequence ATGCTGGAGGATTTCGAGGTGGCGCGCGGGGAGCGGTTGTTCCTGTGCGGGCCCAGCGGAAGCGGCAAGAGCACGCTGCTCGGCCTGATCGCCGGTGTCCTCACGCCCAACGCGGGGGAGGTCGAGGTGCTGGGCACGCCGCTGTCGTCACTCGGCTCGTCGGCACGCGACCGCTTCCGGGCCGACCACCTCGGTTACATCTTCCAGCAGTTCAACCTGCTGCCGTTCCTGGACCCGATCGAGAACGTGCTGCTCGGCTGCGCGTGGTCGCGCACCCGCACGGCAAAGGCCGGCGCGGTGCGTTTCGAGGCGGCACGCCTGCTGGGCGCGCTGGGCCTGGACCAGCGCGCGCTCTCGCGACGCAAAACCGGCGAACTGAGCGTCGGGCAGCAGCAGCGTGTGGCGGCGGCGCGTGCGTTGATCGGCGGCCCTGAACTGGTGGTGGCGGACGAGCCGACCTCGGCACTGGATACCCAGGCCCGCGACACGTTCCTGGAGCTGCTGCTGAGCGAGTGCACGCGGCACGGCACAGGCGTGGTGTTCGTCAGCCACGACATGGCGCTGGCCACGCATTTCGATCGCGCGCTTGCCCTCGGCAACGCCCCTTCCCACCAGATGGTCGCCTGA
- a CDS encoding ABC transporter permease yields MLRLTLKSLRQRRAGVALTVLTIALSVFLLLGVERVRTDARQGFASTVSGTDLLVGARSGPVNLLLYAVFHVGEATNNITWKTYQDIRAMPEVAWTVPLSLGDSHRGYRVTGTTTDFFVHYRYGARKPLVFASGHPFNDLYDAVIGAEVARRLHYAVGDSIVLAHGLGGPATAMHSDKPFRIAGVLAPTGTPVDATIAVSLEAIEAIHVDWRSGVRLPGMASSAEQARHMDLTPRAITACLVGLHSRLSAFAVQRALNEYPDEALLAVLPGVALGELWHLLGTAENALRLVSAMVVLVGMCGMLTALLGMLNERRREMAVLRAVGASTRTVFALLVAESTLLTLAGMLAGCLLLFVATGLAHDYVLANAGLVLDATPAPQEGWLLLGVLVLGSLSGCIPGWIAYRRSLADGLQVRL; encoded by the coding sequence ATCCTTCGCCTTACGTTGAAAAGCCTGCGCCAGCGTCGCGCAGGCGTGGCGCTCACGGTGCTCACCATCGCGCTGAGTGTGTTCCTGCTACTGGGTGTGGAGCGGGTACGTACCGATGCACGGCAGGGATTCGCCAGCACCGTGTCCGGTACCGACCTGCTGGTGGGCGCGCGGTCGGGTCCGGTCAACCTGTTGCTGTACGCCGTGTTCCATGTCGGCGAGGCCACCAACAACATCACCTGGAAAACGTACCAGGACATCCGCGCCATGCCCGAGGTGGCCTGGACGGTGCCGCTGTCGCTGGGCGATTCGCACCGTGGCTACCGGGTGACCGGCACCACTACCGATTTCTTCGTGCACTACCGCTATGGCGCGCGCAAACCGCTGGTGTTCGCATCCGGCCATCCGTTCAATGACCTGTACGACGCGGTGATCGGTGCGGAAGTGGCCCGCCGTCTGCATTACGCGGTCGGCGACTCGATCGTGCTGGCGCACGGCTTGGGCGGCCCCGCCACCGCGATGCACTCCGATAAGCCGTTCCGTATCGCCGGCGTGCTCGCACCCACCGGCACGCCCGTGGACGCGACCATCGCGGTCAGCCTGGAAGCCATCGAGGCGATCCACGTGGACTGGCGCTCTGGCGTGCGCCTGCCTGGCATGGCCTCCAGCGCCGAGCAGGCCCGCCACATGGATCTGACCCCGCGTGCGATCACCGCCTGCCTGGTGGGGCTGCACTCTCGGCTGTCCGCCTTCGCCGTGCAGCGTGCCCTGAACGAGTACCCCGACGAAGCCCTGCTGGCGGTGTTGCCCGGCGTGGCGCTGGGTGAACTGTGGCACCTGTTGGGCACGGCGGAAAACGCGCTGCGCCTGGTCAGCGCCATGGTGGTGCTGGTCGGCATGTGCGGCATGCTCACGGCGTTACTCGGCATGCTCAACGAACGTCGCCGCGAGATGGCCGTGCTGCGCGCGGTCGGTGCCTCCACTCGCACCGTCTTCGCGCTGCTGGTGGCCGAAAGCACGCTGCTGACCCTGGCCGGCATGCTGGCCGGTTGCCTGCTGCTGTTCGTCGCCACGGGCCTGGCGCACGACTACGTGCTGGCCAACGCCGGCCTGGTGCTGGACGCCACGCCCGCGCCGCAGGAGGGATGGTTGCTGCTGGGCGTGCTGGTGCTCGGCTCGCTGTCCGGCTGTATACCCGGGTGGATCGCTTACCGCCGTTCGCTGGCCGATGGCCTGCAGGTGCGCCTGTGA
- a CDS encoding NAD(P)-dependent alcohol dehydrogenase: protein MQRIQYDSYGGPENMYLADFDLPTPGAGEVAVKVAFAAINPIDWKQRNGEVKMVTGKRFPRALGMDLSGTVIAVGHGVTRFAPGDAVFGLARFKESGALAQSVVTRSDFLARKPHNLSFDEAACLGTPGITAWNVLLGKTALRPGAHMFVTGCGGAIGEAVAQLARVAGVAVSGSCGAGDIARMTALGLREVYDYRKTRPADIPGGFDAVLDAAAVLSVSTGMAMLRPGGVLMDLNPKVPTFLRALVDRRLKPVIASPRADILDAIAEAASQGRFRIRVGETVSLDNAIRLITELEKGRRLGGKGVVAME, encoded by the coding sequence ATGCAGAGAATCCAATACGACAGCTACGGCGGTCCGGAAAACATGTACCTCGCCGACTTCGACCTGCCTACACCGGGCGCGGGCGAAGTCGCGGTCAAGGTCGCCTTCGCGGCGATAAACCCCATCGACTGGAAACAGCGCAACGGTGAAGTGAAAATGGTCACCGGCAAGCGATTTCCGAGGGCACTGGGCATGGACCTGTCGGGGACCGTGATCGCCGTTGGACACGGCGTCACGCGTTTCGCGCCGGGCGATGCGGTCTTCGGGCTGGCCCGATTCAAGGAGAGCGGCGCCCTGGCGCAGTCGGTGGTGACCCGGAGCGACTTCCTGGCCCGGAAACCGCACAACCTGTCGTTCGATGAGGCGGCCTGCCTTGGCACGCCCGGCATCACCGCCTGGAACGTGTTGCTGGGAAAAACGGCGTTGCGACCCGGGGCGCATATGTTCGTCACCGGCTGCGGGGGCGCGATCGGCGAAGCGGTGGCACAACTGGCGCGTGTGGCCGGCGTCGCCGTATCGGGTAGCTGCGGGGCCGGCGACATCGCGCGCATGACCGCGCTCGGCCTCCGCGAGGTCTACGACTACCGGAAGACACGACCGGCCGATATTCCCGGTGGCTTCGACGCGGTGCTGGACGCCGCCGCGGTGCTCTCCGTGTCCACGGGCATGGCGATGCTTCGGCCCGGCGGCGTGCTAATGGACCTGAACCCGAAAGTGCCGACGTTCCTTCGCGCGCTGGTGGATCGTCGACTGAAACCGGTCATCGCATCGCCTCGCGCTGATATCCTCGACGCCATTGCCGAAGCCGCCAGTCAAGGCCGCTTCCGCATCCGGGTGGGGGAAACCGTTTCCCTCGACAACGCGATCCGCCTGATCACCGAGCTGGAGAAAGGCCGCAGGCTCGGCGGCAAGGGTGTCGTCGCGATGGAATGA
- a CDS encoding DUF3299 domain-containing protein: MIARACGLAIAVLLLTAACSRGADDAASTPAGAATSALAQAQAAADQGRRERAKAGAEGVAAANAYATAHGVAKASAPPGAGLLGPVDENGFADLDWSKMVPPEDFKALEDAPPVLHVGNQRMKQVGTLHTVAALEGKKIRLPGYVVPLESDDDGKMVEFFFVPFYGACIHVPPPPPNMLVHVRLSKGIDTPSLYDPVTLKGVMRTQVTQNAMASSAYTMEDATLEPYRNDDDERLRRAFE; this comes from the coding sequence GTGATCGCGCGCGCGTGCGGCCTGGCGATCGCCGTGCTGTTGCTGACCGCGGCGTGCTCGCGCGGTGCCGATGACGCCGCATCGACGCCGGCCGGTGCAGCCACCTCGGCCCTGGCCCAGGCACAGGCCGCCGCGGACCAGGGCCGTCGGGAACGCGCGAAAGCGGGCGCCGAAGGTGTCGCCGCCGCCAATGCCTACGCCACCGCCCATGGTGTGGCGAAGGCGAGCGCACCGCCCGGCGCGGGCCTGCTCGGTCCTGTCGACGAAAACGGCTTCGCCGACCTCGACTGGAGCAAGATGGTGCCTCCGGAGGATTTCAAGGCGCTGGAAGACGCGCCACCCGTGCTGCACGTCGGCAACCAGCGGATGAAGCAGGTGGGCACGCTGCATACCGTGGCGGCGCTGGAAGGCAAGAAGATCCGCCTGCCCGGCTACGTGGTGCCGCTGGAGTCGGACGACGACGGCAAGATGGTCGAGTTCTTCTTCGTGCCGTTCTATGGCGCGTGCATCCACGTGCCGCCCCCGCCGCCGAACATGCTGGTGCACGTGCGCCTGAGCAAGGGCATCGACACGCCCAGCCTGTACGACCCGGTCACCCTAAAGGGGGTCATGCGCACGCAGGTGACGCAGAACGCCATGGCCTCGTCCGCGTACACGATGGAGGACGCCACCCTCGAGCCGTACCGCAACGATGACGACGAGCGCCTGCGACGCGCGTTCGAATGA
- a CDS encoding DUF3253 domain-containing protein, with protein sequence MADLCLVDFPNMPRFVWTPGGRIATTSSSPLCIYCDAMDIAASIMDMLSRRSSEASICPSDVARALADDETTWRALMPSVREVAAELARHGVIIVTQGKSTLDPADIAHGPIRLRRGERFPGR encoded by the coding sequence ATGGCTGACCTCTGCTTGGTTGACTTCCCAAACATGCCCCGGTTCGTGTGGACACCGGGTGGTCGGATCGCAACGACATCTTCGTCACCGCTATGCATCTACTGTGATGCGATGGACATTGCTGCCTCGATCATGGATATGCTGTCCCGCCGTTCGTCCGAGGCGTCGATCTGCCCCTCGGACGTGGCCCGCGCACTGGCCGACGACGAAACGACCTGGCGGGCCCTGATGCCCTCCGTGCGCGAGGTCGCCGCCGAGCTCGCCCGCCACGGCGTCATCATCGTCACCCAGGGAAAAAGCACGCTCGATCCTGCCGATATTGCGCATGGGCCGATACGCCTTCGCCGCGGCGAACGTTTTCCCGGGCGCTAA